The following proteins come from a genomic window of Mammaliicoccus sp. Marseille-Q6498:
- the metE gene encoding 5-methyltetrahydropteroyltriglutamate--homocysteine S-methyltransferase — translation MMTIKTANLGFPRLGKKREWKKAIESYWSKKIDKSELDQTLQGLHKEILKIQQDYQVDQIPVGDFSLYDHVLDTSLLFNIIPERFQGRPVDDELLFDIARGNKEHVASALIKWFNTNYHYIVPEWDNVSPKVNNNVLLEKFNFSKNLGVNTHPVIVGPITYVALSKGGDQSFDEKVRTLLPLYKEVFEALTEAGAEYIQVDEPILVTDDANELQAITKEAYEFFNNEAPATNIVLQTYFERVDLSFVGQLPVYGFGLDFVHDHGNNLQQIKDGLFPKDKVLFAGIIDGRNVWSSNIEEKKALIETLQSYVENIVIQPSSSLLHVPVTLAEETLDDSVRDGLSFATEKLEELYALKQLFNENDDTLYNKLKAQYERFENQSFKQLEYDYDSVKSERPTPFKERKVLQDQVLNLPDLPTTTIGSFPQSREVRKFRADWKNNRISDEKYEEFVQNEIKRWIEIQEDIGLDVLVHGEFERNDMVEFFGEKLNGFLVTKFGWVQSYGSRAVKPPIIYGDVKWTAPLTVKETLYAQSLTDKPVKGMLTGPVTILNWSFERVDIPRSEVQDQIALAINEEVLALEEAGIKVIQVDEPALREGLPLRSKYHEDYLNKAVHSFKLSTSSVQDSTQIHTHMCYSQFGQIIHAIKSLDADVISIETSRSHGDLIKDFEDITYDLGIGLGVYDIHSPRIPTEEEITVAIDRALQEIDRSLFWVNPDCGLKTRQEPEVIEALNVLVQSVEKLRKDSSVKQPN, via the coding sequence ATTATGACAATTAAAACAGCAAATTTAGGATTTCCAAGACTAGGTAAGAAGAGAGAATGGAAGAAAGCAATCGAAAGCTATTGGTCAAAGAAAATTGATAAATCTGAATTGGATCAAACATTACAAGGATTACATAAAGAAATTTTAAAAATCCAACAAGACTATCAAGTAGATCAAATACCTGTCGGAGACTTTTCATTATATGACCATGTATTAGATACTTCATTACTATTCAATATCATTCCTGAACGTTTCCAAGGACGTCCAGTAGATGATGAATTATTATTTGATATCGCTAGAGGTAATAAAGAACATGTAGCAAGTGCGCTTATTAAATGGTTCAATACGAACTATCACTACATCGTACCAGAATGGGATAACGTATCACCTAAAGTAAATAACAACGTCTTATTAGAAAAATTCAATTTCTCTAAAAATTTAGGTGTAAATACACATCCAGTTATTGTTGGTCCTATCACTTACGTTGCATTATCAAAAGGCGGAGATCAAAGCTTTGATGAAAAAGTAAGAACACTATTACCACTTTATAAAGAAGTATTCGAAGCATTAACTGAAGCTGGCGCTGAATATATTCAAGTAGATGAACCAATTTTAGTTACTGACGACGCTAATGAATTACAAGCTATCACAAAAGAAGCTTATGAATTCTTTAACAACGAAGCACCAGCAACAAATATCGTATTACAAACATATTTCGAACGTGTTGATTTAAGTTTCGTAGGTCAATTGCCAGTCTATGGATTCGGTTTAGATTTCGTACACGACCACGGCAATAACTTACAACAAATTAAAGATGGCTTATTCCCTAAAGACAAAGTTCTATTTGCAGGTATCATTGACGGTAGAAATGTTTGGTCATCAAATATAGAAGAGAAAAAAGCATTAATTGAAACACTTCAATCATATGTAGAAAATATTGTCATTCAACCTTCTTCTTCACTATTACACGTACCAGTTACGTTAGCAGAAGAAACATTAGATGATTCTGTACGTGACGGATTAAGTTTCGCAACAGAAAAATTAGAAGAACTATACGCTTTAAAACAATTATTTAATGAAAATGATGACACGTTATATAACAAATTAAAAGCACAATACGAACGTTTTGAAAACCAATCATTTAAACAATTAGAATATGACTATGATTCAGTTAAATCGGAACGTCCAACACCATTTAAAGAAAGAAAAGTATTACAAGACCAAGTATTAAATTTACCAGATTTACCAACTACAACAATCGGTTCATTCCCTCAATCTAGAGAAGTTAGAAAGTTCCGTGCAGATTGGAAGAATAACAGAATTTCAGATGAAAAATACGAAGAATTCGTACAAAATGAAATTAAACGTTGGATTGAAATTCAAGAAGATATTGGTTTAGACGTATTAGTACATGGTGAATTCGAACGTAACGACATGGTTGAATTCTTTGGAGAAAAATTAAATGGTTTCTTAGTTACAAAATTCGGTTGGGTTCAATCATATGGTTCACGTGCCGTTAAGCCACCAATCATTTATGGAGATGTAAAATGGACTGCACCGTTAACAGTTAAAGAAACACTTTATGCACAAAGTCTTACTGACAAACCTGTTAAAGGTATGCTTACAGGACCTGTTACAATATTAAACTGGTCATTCGAACGTGTTGATATACCAAGAAGCGAAGTTCAAGATCAAATTGCTTTAGCTATCAACGAAGAAGTATTAGCACTTGAAGAAGCGGGCATTAAAGTAATTCAAGTAGATGAGCCAGCTCTACGCGAAGGCTTACCATTACGTTCTAAATACCATGAAGATTATTTAAATAAAGCTGTTCATTCATTTAAACTATCAACATCTTCAGTTCAAGATTCAACACAAATTCATACACATATGTGCTACTCTCAGTTTGGACAAATCATCCATGCTATAAAATCACTAGATGCTGACGTTATCTCAATCGAAACATCTAGAAGCCACGGAGATTTAATTAAAGACTTTGAAGATATCACATATGACTTAGGAATCGGTTTAGGCGTATACGATATTCATAGTCCTCGTATCCCAACTGAAGAAGAAATAACAGTAGCGATTGAT